In the genome of Candidatus Tanganyikabacteria bacterium, the window GAGGGGTCGGGCACACCAAGGCCCGGGGGGTCGGGCACACCAAGGCCCGGGGAGTCAGCCACACCAAGGCCCGGGGGGTCGGGCACACCAAGGCCCGGGGGGTCGGGCACACCTTGATCCCGGTGGGGCCGGCCTCCGTGCCGGCCTCCGACGAGCGTCTCCAGCCGTTCCAGCGACAGCGCCAGGTGGCTGCCGCGCTTGTTGCCGGCCAGGGCGTGGATCTCGTCGACGATCACCGTGCGCACGCCGGCCAGGCCGGCGCGGCCCGATTCGCTGGTCAGTAGCACGTAGAGCGACTCGGGCGTCGTGATCAGGATGTGCGGCGGCTCCTTGGCCTGCCTGCGGCGCTCGCCGGCGAGGGTATCACCCGTCCGCACGCCGACGCGGATCGCCGGCAACGCCAGGCCCCGGGCTGCCGCCAGCTCGCGGATCTCCCCGAGCGGACCCAGGAGGTTCTTCTGGATATCGTTCGACAGCGCCTTGAGGGGCGAGACGTAGACCACGTCGGTCCCGGCCGGCAGTTCACCGGCGAGGCCCGCCCGCACCAGCCGATCGAGGCAGACCAGGAAGGCCGCGAGGGTCTTGCCCGACCCCGTCGGCGCCGCCACCAGGGCATGCCTGCCAGCCGCGATGGCCGGCCAGCCTTGCAGCTGAGCCGGCGTGGGCGAGGCGAAGCGGCCCCTGAACCAGTCGGCTATCAGGGGATGGAAATACTCCAGGGTCACGGTAGACCCTTATCGTATCTCCGTTCGAGAGTGGAAGGGAAGTGCCCTAGTCGGCCCGGATGATCGTGCCGACGTGCTCGCCGGCAAGCGCCCGCGTCAGGTTGCCCGGCTTGAGGCCGTTGACGATCTGGACCTGCTTCACGTTGCGCGCCCGCTTGAGGTACTCGAGCACGATGCGCTCGATGATGAGATCACCCAGATCCATGTCGAGCACTTCGTTGACCGTGGCCGCCGGGATCAGCCGCGCGTCCTTGTCCTTCTTGGGATCGGCCGTGTAGAGCCCGTCCTCGTCCTTGACGAAGATGAGCGACCGGGCGCCCAGGAACTCGGCCGTGAGGAAGGTCCCGGCATCGGTGCGGTGCGGCGGGATGCGACCCTTGCCTCGCGCCGGCAGCTTCTCCCACCAGTCGAAGGGCGGCATGCCGGTCATGATCGGCAGGCAGCCCATGCGCAGGTACAGCGGCAGCTTCTCGATGTCTTCGTACACCATGAAGATGGCGTCGTGCTTGGCCATCAGCATCTGGAGCATCCAGGCGTTCTGGCGCGGCGTGCTCGCACCCAGGGCCGCGAGCACGCCGGTCGGCAGCTCGAGCTCCAGCGCGATCGAGTAGCAGTGGCGCGCCCGCGTGCCGCCGCCGACCGTGAGGATCATCTTGTGCTCGTCCTTGCAGGCGACGATCTCGTCGATCAGCGGGTACACCGCCGGCCGGCCGCGGTCGAGGATGGACTGGCCGCCAATCTTTACCAGGTTGATGTCCGGCCGGATCCGGATGGGCTCGGTCGGGACCAGCGTCCGGATGTCGCGCTCGGACAGCGTCGAGTGCTCGTAGGGGGAGGGGAGGCCGTGTCTCATGCGATTCTCCACGGTATTCTCGACCGGCGCAAAGGCCGGTCCTACTGATGGATGATGGTGCCGATCTCTTTGCCCGCCAGGGCCGCGGTCAGGTTGCCCGGCTCGAGGCCGTTGACGATCTGGAGTTCCTTGACCAGCCGGGCGTTTTGCAGCAACTGCAGCGCGGCCGGCTCGATTGGCAGATCGGGCAGGTCCATGGCCAGCAACTCCTTGACCGAGATGCGGTCGGGCAGGCGCTTGGCGTCGGGATTCCGGAACGGGTTGTCGGTGTAGATGCCGTCAACGTCCTTGAGGAAGATCATCTTGCGCGCCCCGATGGTCTCGGCCAGGTGGTAGAGGCCGACGTCGGGGCCGTTGAACGGCACGTGCTGGCCGACCTCGGGCGGCGGTTCCCAGAACCGGTACGGCGGCTGGCCGATCGAGACCGGGATCATCCCCGAGCCGAGGTACATGGGCAACTGGCCCAGGAACTCGCGGATCAGGTGCATGCCGCCGTAGGGCGCGAGAATGGACATGACCATTCGCAGGTTTTGCTCGTCGACCGCGCCCAGTACGGCCGCGAGGCCGCCGACCGGGATGCCCAGATCCAGGCCGATGGTCAGCGTGTGGCGCCCGCGGACGCCCGTGCCGACGCCGACGATGATCTGCTGGCCCTTGCGGTGGTTCTCGACGATTTCGTCCCGCAGGGGAACGAGTGCCGAGGCGCCGCGATCGATGATGGATCGCCCGCCCAGGGAGACGACGGCGACGTTGGGCGCCATCGCGAAGACGCGTTCGGATTCGGTGGATGCCAGTACGTCGCGATCGACCAGCGATTCGCGCATCAGGGGGTTTTCGACGTGGGTGCGACTAAGGCCCTCGCCGCCGACCAATCGGCTCATGTAAGTCCTCCAAGCGATTGCACTTGGAGCATATTCCCATAAAAAGTGGAATTGCTGTATTACTTAGGCGTGATGAGCGCCCGCACCGCCGTTCTCGCCACCGCCCTCTTCGCTTCGGGAAGCCTGGCCCTTCCGGCAGGTGCGGTGCCGAAGGACTTCAAGGCCGCCGATACGCTCATGGCCGAAGTCCTCTCCGGGAGCCTCGGCAAGCCCGGCGCCCCGGTGATCCTGCACGTGGGCTTCCCGGCGGCGCATCGCGACAGCCGCATCCCGGGCGCGAAGGGCGCCGGGCCCGCCTACTCGACGGAGGGGCGCAAGCGCCTTTCGGCCGTCCTCGCGGGAATTCCCCGGGATCGCGAAATCGTGATCTACTGCGGCTGCTGCCCCTGGGAGGATTGCCCGAACATCCTGCCCGCCTTCAAGATCATCCGGGCGGCCGGTTTCAAGAGGGTGCGAGCCCTGGCCCTCCCCACCGACTACACGATCGACTGGGTGAATCGCGGGTATCCAGTCGAAAAGGGCATTCCCAAGCGTGAATGAGATCCTGGAAGGCACCCGCGACGCGTTCGTTCTGCTCCTGGGCGGCGATCCGGAATTCGTCGACATCGTCCTCCGGACGCTCTACGTCTCGGGCCTGGCCACGCTCCTTGCCATGGTCGTGGGCGTGCCGATCGGCTACGCCCTGGCACGTCGGCGCTTCCCGGGGCGGATGTTCGTCTTGAGCATCGTCAACACGGGAATGGGCATCCCGCCCGTCGTGGTCGGCCTGGTCGTCTGGCTGCTGCTGGTCCGGAGCGGCCCCTTCGGCCGCTTCGAGCTGATCTACACCCGGGAGGCCATGATCCTCGCCCAGTTCCTGATCAGCACCCCCATGGTCATCGGTTTCTCGGCCGCTTCCATCCAGGCGCTCCCGCCGCGGCTGCCGGATCTCCTGCAGATGCTCGGCGCCGGGCCCTTCCGGAAGCTGATCATCCTCTGCGGAGAAGCCAAGCTGGGCCTCCTGGCCGCCGTCATGGCCGGTTTTGGCGCCGTGGTGTCCGAGGTCGGCGCCTCGATGACCGTCGGCGGCAACCTGCAGGGCAGCACCCGCGTGCTCACCACGGCCATCGTCACCGAGACCAGCCGCGGGGCGACCGCCCGGGCGATCGCCCTGGGCATCGTCCTGCTGCTCCTCTCGTACGGCGTCACGCTCTTGCTGACCATGCTGCAGCAGCGGCAGCAGCAGTGACGGGGGCGTGATGGACATCCGCATCGAGGGGCTCCGCATCGACCGCCAGGGGCGGACGCTCCTCGACATCCCCGATCTGGCCATTCGCGAGAGTCGCGTCACGGCGATCCTCGGGCCCAACGGCGCCGGCAAGACGACCTTTCTGCGTGTCGTGGCCGGACTGGAGCGCCCGACGGCCGGAAGCATCCACCATGCCGGCCAGGTCGCCTACGCATTCCAGGAAGCGGTCTTCCTGCGGGCGACGATGCAGCGCAACCTGGAGCTGGGCCTGGCGCTCCGCGGCGTGGCGAAGGGCGAACGCGCCGACCGGGCCCGCCAGGCCGCCGCCGACTTCGGAGTCGGCCATATCCTGGGCCGCTATCCCCGCGGCCTTTCGGGCGGCGAGTTGCAGCGTTTCAATTTCGCCCGGGCTTGCAGCCTGCGCGCGCCGGTGACCCTGTTCGACGAGCCGATGTCGGGCATAGACGGCCAGGCACGCGATCGCTTGCTGGACGAACTGCCGGCGCTGCTGCGCAAGTTCGCCCGCACGGTGCTCCTGGTCAGCCACGACCGCTACGAGGCGTTCCGTCTGGCCGACGACCTGGTGCTGCTGGTCGGCGGGAAGGTTCGGGCCGCCGGGCCCAAGGGCGAGGTGTTCCGCAACCCGCCGGACGCGGACCTGGCGCGCATGCTCGGCTACACCCTCCTCGATCATCCGTCCGGCCTGGTGGCGATTCCGCCCCAGGGCCTCGGGGTGGGCACCGGGCGCTACACGTTCGGGCTCCTGGTCGAGCAGGTGGTCGATCTAGGGAGCCACCGAGAGGCCCTCGGCACGGTCGGCCAGACGCGCCTGGCGGTCGCGTTGCCTGCCGACCGCCCGCCGCCGGTAAGCGGCGAGACGATCGAGATCGCCTGCGACACGGCGGTGACCTTCGATGCGCGGCAGGTCGCGCATGAGCCGCGCTGACCGCGCCCTCCTCCTGCTGCTGGCGTCCGCGCTGCTGGGCACGCCGGGCTGTTCGGCGGCCAAGCCGCCCCGGACGGTAAGGCTCGCCGCTGGCGACGCCGGGAGCGCCACGCCCGCGCCGACGCCTGCGCCGGGTGCGCGCCAGACGCTGCGGTTTGCCGTCGCGATGCCGTTTTCCCCGCACGAGGCGTACCGCGTCTACAAGGATCTCGCGGACCACCTGGGCGACCGGCTTGGTCGCCCGGTGCAGCTCACGTTTCGCCGCAGCTTCGCCGAGGTCAACGACCTCCTGCGCAGCCGCCAGGCCGACATCGTCCAGCTCTGCAACGAGGGGTACGAGCGCGGTCGCGGCGGTTTCGGCCTCGCCGCCATCGCGGTCCCGCGGGTGAGCGGCCAGATCTACCTGCCGAGCTTCGTCGTGATGCGCGCCGACCGGTCCGCCGGCGCCCTCCGGACCCTCGGAGTGGCCGAGCCGAACTGTGCCCCGGGACAGGCGGGACTGGCCGGCGCGACGCGCAAGGTAGCCATCAAGAGCCATGACCGGGCGATCCGGGCGGTCCGCGAGGGCCTGGTGGACGCGGCGCTGGTCGATGGCCTGGCCTTCGAGAGGGCGGCGCAAGCCGATCCCACCCTGCGGACCGACCTGCGCATCCTGGCGCGCACCGCTCCGTATCTCGTGGCGCCGGTCGCGGTGCATCCCGACCTCGATCCCCGGCTCCGGGATCGGGTTGCCGCGGCCTTCATGAGCCTGCCCGGGACACCTGCGGGGCGGGCGCTCCTCGGGGCACTGGGCGTCGATC includes:
- a CDS encoding uridine kinase, which gives rise to MSRLVGGEGLSRTHVENPLMRESLVDRDVLASTESERVFAMAPNVAVVSLGGRSIIDRGASALVPLRDEIVENHRKGQQIIVGVGTGVRGRHTLTIGLDLGIPVGGLAAVLGAVDEQNLRMVMSILAPYGGMHLIREFLGQLPMYLGSGMIPVSIGQPPYRFWEPPPEVGQHVPFNGPDVGLYHLAETIGARKMIFLKDVDGIYTDNPFRNPDAKRLPDRISVKELLAMDLPDLPIEPAALQLLQNARLVKELQIVNGLEPGNLTAALAGKEIGTIIHQ
- a CDS encoding ATP-binding cassette domain-containing protein, translating into MDIRIEGLRIDRQGRTLLDIPDLAIRESRVTAILGPNGAGKTTFLRVVAGLERPTAGSIHHAGQVAYAFQEAVFLRATMQRNLELGLALRGVAKGERADRARQAAADFGVGHILGRYPRGLSGGELQRFNFARACSLRAPVTLFDEPMSGIDGQARDRLLDELPALLRKFARTVLLVSHDRYEAFRLADDLVLLVGGKVRAAGPKGEVFRNPPDADLARMLGYTLLDHPSGLVAIPPQGLGVGTGRYTFGLLVEQVVDLGSHREALGTVGQTRLAVALPADRPPPVSGETIEIACDTAVTFDARQVAHEPR
- a CDS encoding rhodanese-like domain-containing protein, whose protein sequence is MLYYLGVMSARTAVLATALFASGSLALPAGAVPKDFKAADTLMAEVLSGSLGKPGAPVILHVGFPAAHRDSRIPGAKGAGPAYSTEGRKRLSAVLAGIPRDREIVIYCGCCPWEDCPNILPAFKIIRAAGFKRVRALALPTDYTIDWVNRGYPVEKGIPKRE
- a CDS encoding uridine kinase, whose translation is MRHGLPSPYEHSTLSERDIRTLVPTEPIRIRPDINLVKIGGQSILDRGRPAVYPLIDEIVACKDEHKMILTVGGGTRARHCYSIALELELPTGVLAALGASTPRQNAWMLQMLMAKHDAIFMVYEDIEKLPLYLRMGCLPIMTGMPPFDWWEKLPARGKGRIPPHRTDAGTFLTAEFLGARSLIFVKDEDGLYTADPKKDKDARLIPAATVNEVLDMDLGDLIIERIVLEYLKRARNVKQVQIVNGLKPGNLTRALAGEHVGTIIRAD
- a CDS encoding PhnD/SsuA/transferrin family substrate-binding protein, which produces MSRADRALLLLLASALLGTPGCSAAKPPRTVRLAAGDAGSATPAPTPAPGARQTLRFAVAMPFSPHEAYRVYKDLADHLGDRLGRPVQLTFRRSFAEVNDLLRSRQADIVQLCNEGYERGRGGFGLAAIAVPRVSGQIYLPSFVVMRADRSAGALRTLGVAEPNCAPGQAGLAGATRKVAIKSHDRAIRAVREGLVDAALVDGLAFERAAQADPTLRTDLRILARTAPYLVAPVAVHPDLDPRLRDRVAAAFMSLPGTPAGRALLGALGVDRFEPPPAEPARHDAPGPRRASRGS
- a CDS encoding ABC transporter permease, yielding MNEILEGTRDAFVLLLGGDPEFVDIVLRTLYVSGLATLLAMVVGVPIGYALARRRFPGRMFVLSIVNTGMGIPPVVVGLVVWLLLVRSGPFGRFELIYTREAMILAQFLISTPMVIGFSAASIQALPPRLPDLLQMLGAGPFRKLIILCGEAKLGLLAAVMAGFGAVVSEVGASMTVGGNLQGSTRVLTTAIVTETSRGATARAIALGIVLLLLSYGVTLLLTMLQQRQQQ